Proteins found in one Planococcus citri chromosome 2, ihPlaCitr1.1, whole genome shotgun sequence genomic segment:
- the LOC135834848 gene encoding uncharacterized protein LOC135834848: MVFAIPFLAIPIGGKPDPQTQGVARPHVDVNIKSLLAMGGILIMLFFIVPKVVHLYFPPTRDPPGSGHHARENLPGGIDMILERIDDVLHMHNIDFQSCTQKALCHTLSNASKKVKQGKANGVEKLLDALSSFYPLKFLLEDTWVWNFLENFGRSRETENATCQKFSQKCSITQNGLNNAAGSLLAAIKLRKNE, from the exons ATGGTATTCGCTATTCCTTTCTTGGCGATTCCAATCGGAGGAAAACCAGATCCTCAAACTCAAGGTGTGGCCAGACCTCACGTCGACGTCAATATTAAATCTCTGCTTGCCATGGGAGGAATACTGATAATGTTGTTTTTCATCGTTCCTAAAGTGGTTCATCTTTATTTTCCACCTACTAGGGATCCGCCAGGATCGGGTCATCATGCCAGAG aaaatcttCCCGGAGGAATCGATATGATACTGGAACGTATCGATGATGTACTTCACATGCATAATATTGATTTTCAATCGTGTACCCAAAAAGCACTCTGTCATACGCTCAGTAACGCTTCCAAGAAAGTCAAACAAGGTAAAGCCAATGGAGTAGAGAAATTACTCGATGCTCTCAGCAG tttttatccaTTGAAATTTCTTCTGGAAGATACCTGGGTATGGAATTTCTTAGAAAATTTCGGCCGTTCGAGGGAAACGGAAAATGCAACTTGTCAGAAATTCAGCCAGAAATGTTCCATAACGCAGAATGGTTTAAATAACGCAGCTGGATCACTGTTGGCGGCGatcaaattacgaaaaaatgaatga